In a single window of the Ciconia boyciana chromosome 7, ASM3463844v1, whole genome shotgun sequence genome:
- the PPP1R2 gene encoding protein phosphatase inhibitor 2 isoform X2, whose protein sequence is MEAPSVPAASTSGAAGRGPIKGILKKGGGKLSAGGAAPGARRASPARDEDEHGKKSQKWDEMNIIATYHPAGKDYGLMKIDEPSTPYHSMVGEDDEDAVSDSESNEPLKADVLSKKLAAAAEGKGPKIIAKQEESSEEEEEDEELTPEEREKKKQFEMKRKMHYNEGRNIKLARQLIAKELHGEEEDDDEDEEMHDAADVETMNTEATEHAAISLHSAVKQRQLRSPAAFSSGKKAHLCSIFPSLLLKSIPPCLITSFRATTDTTRSANMSCASWLQTEITC, encoded by the exons atGGAGGCGCCCTCGGTGCCGGCCGCCTCGACGtcgggcgcggcggggcgcgggcccATCAAGGGCATCCTGAAGAAGGGCGGCGGCAAGCTATCGGCGGGGGGAGCGGcccccggggcgcggcgggccaGTCCGGCCCGCGACGAGGACGAGCATGG taaaaaatcCCAGAAGTGGGATGAAATGAACATCATAGCTACGTACCACCCAGCAGGCAAAGATTATGGCTTGATGAAAATAGATGAGCCAAGTACTCCTTATCACAG CATGGTAGGAGAAGATGATGAGGATGCAGTGAGTGATTCGGAATCAAATGAGCCCTTAAAAGCAGATGTGTTGAGTAAAAA ActggcagctgcagctgaaggtaAAGGACCTAAGATTATAGCAAAGCAAGAGGAaagcagtgaggaggaggaagaggatgaagaatTAACACCTGAAGAACGAG agaaaaagaaacagtttgaaatgaagagaaaaatgcactACAATGAAGGACGAAACATCAAACTGGCAAGACAGCTCATTGCAAAAGAACTACATGGTGAAGAAGAGGATGATGATGAGGATGAAGAGATGCATGATGCTGCAGATGTAGAAACAATGAATACAGAAGCTACCGAACATG CTGCCATCTCTCTGCACTCTGCTGTAAAACAGAGGCAACTCCGCTCCCCAGCTGCATTCTCCAGTGGAAAGAAGGCACacctttgcagcatttttccaTCTCTATTGTTGAAGTCCATTCCACCTTGCCTCATAACCAGCTTCAGAGCCACAACTG ATACCACCAGGTCTGCTAATATGAGTTGCGCTTCTTGGTTACAGACTGAGATTACTTGCTGA
- the PPP1R2 gene encoding protein phosphatase inhibitor 2 isoform X9: protein MEAPSVPAASTSGAAGRGPIKGILKKGGGKLSAGGAAPGARRASPARDEDEHGKKSQKWDEMNIIATYHPAGKDYGLMKIDEPSTPYHSMVGEDDEDAVSDSESNEPLKADVLSKKLAAAAEGKGPKIIAKQEESSEEEEEDEELTPEEREKKKQFEMKRKMHYNEGRNIKLARQLIAKELHGEEEDDDEDEEMHDAADVETMNTEATEHDTTRSANMSCASWLQTEITC from the exons atGGAGGCGCCCTCGGTGCCGGCCGCCTCGACGtcgggcgcggcggggcgcgggcccATCAAGGGCATCCTGAAGAAGGGCGGCGGCAAGCTATCGGCGGGGGGAGCGGcccccggggcgcggcgggccaGTCCGGCCCGCGACGAGGACGAGCATGG taaaaaatcCCAGAAGTGGGATGAAATGAACATCATAGCTACGTACCACCCAGCAGGCAAAGATTATGGCTTGATGAAAATAGATGAGCCAAGTACTCCTTATCACAG CATGGTAGGAGAAGATGATGAGGATGCAGTGAGTGATTCGGAATCAAATGAGCCCTTAAAAGCAGATGTGTTGAGTAAAAA ActggcagctgcagctgaaggtaAAGGACCTAAGATTATAGCAAAGCAAGAGGAaagcagtgaggaggaggaagaggatgaagaatTAACACCTGAAGAACGAG agaaaaagaaacagtttgaaatgaagagaaaaatgcactACAATGAAGGACGAAACATCAAACTGGCAAGACAGCTCATTGCAAAAGAACTACATGGTGAAGAAGAGGATGATGATGAGGATGAAGAGATGCATGATGCTGCAGATGTAGAAACAATGAATACAGAAGCTACCGAACATG ATACCACCAGGTCTGCTAATATGAGTTGCGCTTCTTGGTTACAGACTGAGATTACTTGCTGA
- the PPP1R2 gene encoding protein phosphatase inhibitor 2 isoform X8 — translation MEAPSVPAASTSGAAGRGPIKGILKKGGGKLSAGGAAPGARRASPARDEDEHGKKSQKWDEMNIIATYHPAGKDYGLMKIDEPSTPYHSMVGEDDEDAVSDSESNEPLKADVLSKKLAAAAEGKGPKIIAKQEESSEEEEEDEELTPEEREKKKQFEMKRKMHYNEGRNIKLARQLIAKELHGEEEDDDEDEEMHDAADVETMNTEATEHAHATRDQLESRAHSIEEICPEL, via the exons atGGAGGCGCCCTCGGTGCCGGCCGCCTCGACGtcgggcgcggcggggcgcgggcccATCAAGGGCATCCTGAAGAAGGGCGGCGGCAAGCTATCGGCGGGGGGAGCGGcccccggggcgcggcgggccaGTCCGGCCCGCGACGAGGACGAGCATGG taaaaaatcCCAGAAGTGGGATGAAATGAACATCATAGCTACGTACCACCCAGCAGGCAAAGATTATGGCTTGATGAAAATAGATGAGCCAAGTACTCCTTATCACAG CATGGTAGGAGAAGATGATGAGGATGCAGTGAGTGATTCGGAATCAAATGAGCCCTTAAAAGCAGATGTGTTGAGTAAAAA ActggcagctgcagctgaaggtaAAGGACCTAAGATTATAGCAAAGCAAGAGGAaagcagtgaggaggaggaagaggatgaagaatTAACACCTGAAGAACGAG agaaaaagaaacagtttgaaatgaagagaaaaatgcactACAATGAAGGACGAAACATCAAACTGGCAAGACAGCTCATTGCAAAAGAACTACATGGTGAAGAAGAGGATGATGATGAGGATGAAGAGATGCATGATGCTGCAGATGTAGAAACAATGAATACAGAAGCTACCGAACATG CACATGCTACTCGTGACCAGCTGGAAAGTAGAGCACACAGTATAGAAGAAATCTGTCCAGAACTGTAA
- the PPP1R2 gene encoding protein phosphatase inhibitor 2 isoform X6: MEAPSVPAASTSGAAGRGPIKGILKKGGGKLSAGGAAPGARRASPARDEDEHGKKSQKWDEMNIIATYHPAGKDYGLMKIDEPSTPYHSMVGEDDEDAVSDSESNEPLKADVLSKKLAAAAEGKGPKIIAKQEESSEEEEEDEELTPEEREKKKQFEMKRKMHYNEGRNIKLARQLIAKELHGEEEDDDEDEEMHDAADVETMNTEATEHATGRRSGTFSMELFLEPASELSLDRKLIKL; the protein is encoded by the exons atGGAGGCGCCCTCGGTGCCGGCCGCCTCGACGtcgggcgcggcggggcgcgggcccATCAAGGGCATCCTGAAGAAGGGCGGCGGCAAGCTATCGGCGGGGGGAGCGGcccccggggcgcggcgggccaGTCCGGCCCGCGACGAGGACGAGCATGG taaaaaatcCCAGAAGTGGGATGAAATGAACATCATAGCTACGTACCACCCAGCAGGCAAAGATTATGGCTTGATGAAAATAGATGAGCCAAGTACTCCTTATCACAG CATGGTAGGAGAAGATGATGAGGATGCAGTGAGTGATTCGGAATCAAATGAGCCCTTAAAAGCAGATGTGTTGAGTAAAAA ActggcagctgcagctgaaggtaAAGGACCTAAGATTATAGCAAAGCAAGAGGAaagcagtgaggaggaggaagaggatgaagaatTAACACCTGAAGAACGAG agaaaaagaaacagtttgaaatgaagagaaaaatgcactACAATGAAGGACGAAACATCAAACTGGCAAGACAGCTCATTGCAAAAGAACTACATGGTGAAGAAGAGGATGATGATGAGGATGAAGAGATGCATGATGCTGCAGATGTAGAAACAATGAATACAGAAGCTACCGAACATG CTACTGGAAGAAGGTCTGGGACTTTTAGCATGGAGCTGTTTCTGGAACCTGCTTCAGAGCTGTCTCTTGACAGGAAACTGATAAAACTGTAG
- the PPP1R2 gene encoding protein phosphatase inhibitor 2 isoform X1: MEAPSVPAASTSGAAGRGPIKGILKKGGGKLSAGGAAPGARRASPARDEDEHGKKSQKWDEMNIIATYHPAGKDYGLMKIDEPSTPYHSMVGEDDEDAVSDSESNEPLKADVLSKKLAAAAEGKGPKIIAKQEESSEEEEEDEELTPEEREKKKQFEMKRKMHYNEGRNIKLARQLIAKELHGEEEDDDEDEEMHDAADVETMNTEATEHAAISLHSAVKQRQLRSPAAFSSGKKAHLCSIFPSLLLKSIPPCLITSFRATTVLLKLQRSSGDVATTHLSCLRLSIYVSESWHAVFLFQWNKMTSTVLMIIPGKDVT, from the exons atGGAGGCGCCCTCGGTGCCGGCCGCCTCGACGtcgggcgcggcggggcgcgggcccATCAAGGGCATCCTGAAGAAGGGCGGCGGCAAGCTATCGGCGGGGGGAGCGGcccccggggcgcggcgggccaGTCCGGCCCGCGACGAGGACGAGCATGG taaaaaatcCCAGAAGTGGGATGAAATGAACATCATAGCTACGTACCACCCAGCAGGCAAAGATTATGGCTTGATGAAAATAGATGAGCCAAGTACTCCTTATCACAG CATGGTAGGAGAAGATGATGAGGATGCAGTGAGTGATTCGGAATCAAATGAGCCCTTAAAAGCAGATGTGTTGAGTAAAAA ActggcagctgcagctgaaggtaAAGGACCTAAGATTATAGCAAAGCAAGAGGAaagcagtgaggaggaggaagaggatgaagaatTAACACCTGAAGAACGAG agaaaaagaaacagtttgaaatgaagagaaaaatgcactACAATGAAGGACGAAACATCAAACTGGCAAGACAGCTCATTGCAAAAGAACTACATGGTGAAGAAGAGGATGATGATGAGGATGAAGAGATGCATGATGCTGCAGATGTAGAAACAATGAATACAGAAGCTACCGAACATG CTGCCATCTCTCTGCACTCTGCTGTAAAACAGAGGCAACTCCGCTCCCCAGCTGCATTCTCCAGTGGAAAGAAGGCACacctttgcagcatttttccaTCTCTATTGTTGAAGTCCATTCCACCTTGCCTCATAACCAGCTTCAGAGCCACAACTG TTCTTCTGAAGTTACAGAGATCATCTGGTGATGTGGCTACCACTCACCTATCATGTCTGAGACTGTCAATCTATGTAAGTGAGAGCTGGCATGCAGTCTTTTTATTCCAGTGGAATAAGATGACTTCTACAGTACTGATGATCATTCCAGGTAAAGATGTGACATAA
- the PPP1R2 gene encoding protein phosphatase inhibitor 2 isoform X10 — protein MEAPSVPAASTSGAAGRGPIKGILKKGGGKLSAGGAAPGARRASPARDEDEHGKKSQKWDEMNIIATYHPAGKDYGLMKIDEPSTPYHSMVGEDDEDAVSDSESNEPLKADVLSKKLAAAAEGKGPKIIAKQEESSEEEEEDEELTPEEREKKKQFEMKRKMHYNEGRNIKLARQLIAKELHGEEEDDDEDEEMHDAADVETMNTEATEHD, from the exons atGGAGGCGCCCTCGGTGCCGGCCGCCTCGACGtcgggcgcggcggggcgcgggcccATCAAGGGCATCCTGAAGAAGGGCGGCGGCAAGCTATCGGCGGGGGGAGCGGcccccggggcgcggcgggccaGTCCGGCCCGCGACGAGGACGAGCATGG taaaaaatcCCAGAAGTGGGATGAAATGAACATCATAGCTACGTACCACCCAGCAGGCAAAGATTATGGCTTGATGAAAATAGATGAGCCAAGTACTCCTTATCACAG CATGGTAGGAGAAGATGATGAGGATGCAGTGAGTGATTCGGAATCAAATGAGCCCTTAAAAGCAGATGTGTTGAGTAAAAA ActggcagctgcagctgaaggtaAAGGACCTAAGATTATAGCAAAGCAAGAGGAaagcagtgaggaggaggaagaggatgaagaatTAACACCTGAAGAACGAG agaaaaagaaacagtttgaaatgaagagaaaaatgcactACAATGAAGGACGAAACATCAAACTGGCAAGACAGCTCATTGCAAAAGAACTACATGGTGAAGAAGAGGATGATGATGAGGATGAAGAGATGCATGATGCTGCAGATGTAGAAACAATGAATACAGAAGCTACCGAACATG ACTGA
- the PPP1R2 gene encoding protein phosphatase inhibitor 2 isoform X5, with protein MEAPSVPAASTSGAAGRGPIKGILKKGGGKLSAGGAAPGARRASPARDEDEHGKKSQKWDEMNIIATYHPAGKDYGLMKIDEPSTPYHSMVGEDDEDAVSDSESNEPLKADVLSKKLAAAAEGKGPKIIAKQEESSEEEEEDEELTPEEREKKKQFEMKRKMHYNEGRNIKLARQLIAKELHGEEEDDDEDEEMHDAADVETMNTEATEHEATPLPSCILQWKEGTPLQHFSISIVEVHSTLPHNQLQSHN; from the exons atGGAGGCGCCCTCGGTGCCGGCCGCCTCGACGtcgggcgcggcggggcgcgggcccATCAAGGGCATCCTGAAGAAGGGCGGCGGCAAGCTATCGGCGGGGGGAGCGGcccccggggcgcggcgggccaGTCCGGCCCGCGACGAGGACGAGCATGG taaaaaatcCCAGAAGTGGGATGAAATGAACATCATAGCTACGTACCACCCAGCAGGCAAAGATTATGGCTTGATGAAAATAGATGAGCCAAGTACTCCTTATCACAG CATGGTAGGAGAAGATGATGAGGATGCAGTGAGTGATTCGGAATCAAATGAGCCCTTAAAAGCAGATGTGTTGAGTAAAAA ActggcagctgcagctgaaggtaAAGGACCTAAGATTATAGCAAAGCAAGAGGAaagcagtgaggaggaggaagaggatgaagaatTAACACCTGAAGAACGAG agaaaaagaaacagtttgaaatgaagagaaaaatgcactACAATGAAGGACGAAACATCAAACTGGCAAGACAGCTCATTGCAAAAGAACTACATGGTGAAGAAGAGGATGATGATGAGGATGAAGAGATGCATGATGCTGCAGATGTAGAAACAATGAATACAGAAGCTACCGAACATG AGGCAACTCCGCTCCCCAGCTGCATTCTCCAGTGGAAAGAAGGCACacctttgcagcatttttccaTCTCTATTGTTGAAGTCCATTCCACCTTGCCTCATAACCAGCTTCAGAGCCACAACTG A
- the APOD gene encoding apolipoprotein D: protein MLSTAVQLSILLGLLSFGKGQMFHMGPCPDPPVQEDFDINKYLGKWYEIEKLPSSFEKGRCVQANYSLKENGKFKVINKELLSNGKVNEVEGEIMHMDVKQPAKLGVRFNWFMPSAPYWVISTDYENYSLVYSCTNILWLFHIDYAWIISRGPEMHPETVEHLKSVLQSYKIDTEKMMPTDQLNCPPEM, encoded by the exons ATGCTGAGCACGGCAGTGCAGCTCTCGATCCTGCTTGGACTCCTCAGCTTTGGGAAAGGCCAAATGTTTCACATGGGACCATGCCCAGATCCACCAGTCCAAGAAGACTTTGATATCAACAAG TATTTGGGGAAATGGTACGAGATAGAGAAGCTGCCCTCAAGTTTCGAGAAAGGAAGATGTGTCCAGGCAAATTACTCGCTGAAGGAGAACGGGAAGTTCAAGGTGATCAACAAGGAGCTGCT TTCCAATGGCAAAGTCAACGAAGTCGAAGGAGAAATCATGCACATGGATGTAAAGCAGCCGGCCAAGCTGGGTGTCCGCTTTAACTGGT TCATGCCTTCTGCCCCTTACTGGGTCATCTCCACTGACTACGAAAACTACTCACTGGTTTACTCCTGCACCAACATCCTCTGGCTCTTCCACATTGACTACGCCTGGATTATATCAAGAGGTCCAGAGATGCATCCAGAAACCGTGGAGCACCTGAAGAGCGTTCTCCAGTCCTACAAGATTGACACCGAGAAAATGATGCCCACAGATCAACTTAACTGCCCTCCCGAGATGTAA
- the PPP1R2 gene encoding protein phosphatase inhibitor 2 isoform X3: MEAPSVPAASTSGAAGRGPIKGILKKGGGKLSAGGAAPGARRASPARDEDEHGKKSQKWDEMNIIATYHPAGKDYGLMKIDEPSTPYHSMVGEDDEDAVSDSESNEPLKADVLSKKLAAAAEGKGPKIIAKQEESSEEEEEDEELTPEEREKKKQFEMKRKMHYNEGRNIKLARQLIAKELHGEEEDDDEDEEMHDAADVETMNTEATEHAAISLHSAVKQRQLRSPAAFSSGKKAHLCSIFPSLLLKSIPPCLITSFRATTD, translated from the exons atGGAGGCGCCCTCGGTGCCGGCCGCCTCGACGtcgggcgcggcggggcgcgggcccATCAAGGGCATCCTGAAGAAGGGCGGCGGCAAGCTATCGGCGGGGGGAGCGGcccccggggcgcggcgggccaGTCCGGCCCGCGACGAGGACGAGCATGG taaaaaatcCCAGAAGTGGGATGAAATGAACATCATAGCTACGTACCACCCAGCAGGCAAAGATTATGGCTTGATGAAAATAGATGAGCCAAGTACTCCTTATCACAG CATGGTAGGAGAAGATGATGAGGATGCAGTGAGTGATTCGGAATCAAATGAGCCCTTAAAAGCAGATGTGTTGAGTAAAAA ActggcagctgcagctgaaggtaAAGGACCTAAGATTATAGCAAAGCAAGAGGAaagcagtgaggaggaggaagaggatgaagaatTAACACCTGAAGAACGAG agaaaaagaaacagtttgaaatgaagagaaaaatgcactACAATGAAGGACGAAACATCAAACTGGCAAGACAGCTCATTGCAAAAGAACTACATGGTGAAGAAGAGGATGATGATGAGGATGAAGAGATGCATGATGCTGCAGATGTAGAAACAATGAATACAGAAGCTACCGAACATG CTGCCATCTCTCTGCACTCTGCTGTAAAACAGAGGCAACTCCGCTCCCCAGCTGCATTCTCCAGTGGAAAGAAGGCACacctttgcagcatttttccaTCTCTATTGTTGAAGTCCATTCCACCTTGCCTCATAACCAGCTTCAGAGCCACAACTG ACTGA
- the PPP1R2 gene encoding protein phosphatase inhibitor 2 isoform X4, translating into MEAPSVPAASTSGAAGRGPIKGILKKGGGKLSAGGAAPGARRASPARDEDEHGKKSQKWDEMNIIATYHPAGKDYGLMKIDEPSTPYHSMVGEDDEDAVSDSESNEPLKADVLSKKLAAAAEGKGPKIIAKQEESSEEEEEDEELTPEEREKKKQFEMKRKMHYNEGRNIKLARQLIAKELHGEEEDDDEDEEMHDAADVETMNTEATEHEATPLPSCILQWKEGTPLQHFSISIVEVHSTLPHNQLQSHNCSSEVTEIIW; encoded by the exons atGGAGGCGCCCTCGGTGCCGGCCGCCTCGACGtcgggcgcggcggggcgcgggcccATCAAGGGCATCCTGAAGAAGGGCGGCGGCAAGCTATCGGCGGGGGGAGCGGcccccggggcgcggcgggccaGTCCGGCCCGCGACGAGGACGAGCATGG taaaaaatcCCAGAAGTGGGATGAAATGAACATCATAGCTACGTACCACCCAGCAGGCAAAGATTATGGCTTGATGAAAATAGATGAGCCAAGTACTCCTTATCACAG CATGGTAGGAGAAGATGATGAGGATGCAGTGAGTGATTCGGAATCAAATGAGCCCTTAAAAGCAGATGTGTTGAGTAAAAA ActggcagctgcagctgaaggtaAAGGACCTAAGATTATAGCAAAGCAAGAGGAaagcagtgaggaggaggaagaggatgaagaatTAACACCTGAAGAACGAG agaaaaagaaacagtttgaaatgaagagaaaaatgcactACAATGAAGGACGAAACATCAAACTGGCAAGACAGCTCATTGCAAAAGAACTACATGGTGAAGAAGAGGATGATGATGAGGATGAAGAGATGCATGATGCTGCAGATGTAGAAACAATGAATACAGAAGCTACCGAACATG AGGCAACTCCGCTCCCCAGCTGCATTCTCCAGTGGAAAGAAGGCACacctttgcagcatttttccaTCTCTATTGTTGAAGTCCATTCCACCTTGCCTCATAACCAGCTTCAGAGCCACAACTG TTCTTCTGAAGTTACAGAGATCATCTGGTGA
- the PPP1R2 gene encoding protein phosphatase inhibitor 2 isoform X7, with the protein MEAPSVPAASTSGAAGRGPIKGILKKGGGKLSAGGAAPGARRASPARDEDEHGKKSQKWDEMNIIATYHPAGKDYGLMKIDEPSTPYHSMVGEDDEDAVSDSESNEPLKADVLSKKLAAAAEGKGPKIIAKQEESSEEEEEDEELTPEEREKKKQFEMKRKMHYNEGRNIKLARQLIAKELHGEEEDDDEDEEMHDAADVETMNTEATEHGERRAPIGNLMTFLHGLKLPSLCTLL; encoded by the exons atGGAGGCGCCCTCGGTGCCGGCCGCCTCGACGtcgggcgcggcggggcgcgggcccATCAAGGGCATCCTGAAGAAGGGCGGCGGCAAGCTATCGGCGGGGGGAGCGGcccccggggcgcggcgggccaGTCCGGCCCGCGACGAGGACGAGCATGG taaaaaatcCCAGAAGTGGGATGAAATGAACATCATAGCTACGTACCACCCAGCAGGCAAAGATTATGGCTTGATGAAAATAGATGAGCCAAGTACTCCTTATCACAG CATGGTAGGAGAAGATGATGAGGATGCAGTGAGTGATTCGGAATCAAATGAGCCCTTAAAAGCAGATGTGTTGAGTAAAAA ActggcagctgcagctgaaggtaAAGGACCTAAGATTATAGCAAAGCAAGAGGAaagcagtgaggaggaggaagaggatgaagaatTAACACCTGAAGAACGAG agaaaaagaaacagtttgaaatgaagagaaaaatgcactACAATGAAGGACGAAACATCAAACTGGCAAGACAGCTCATTGCAAAAGAACTACATGGTGAAGAAGAGGATGATGATGAGGATGAAGAGATGCATGATGCTGCAGATGTAGAAACAATGAATACAGAAGCTACCGAACATG GGGAAAGGAGGGCTCCAATAGGCAACCTTATGACCTTTCTCCATGGCTTGAAGCTGCCATCTCTCTGCACTCTGCTGTAA